One window of Desulfovibrio subterraneus genomic DNA carries:
- the rpsJ gene encoding 30S ribosomal protein S10 has product MTTVSSDRIRIKLKAYDYRILDKAVAEIVDTARNTGAGVAGPIPLPTNIHKFTVNRSVHVDKKSREQFEMRIHKRLMDILEPTQQTVDALGKLSLPAGVDVEIKL; this is encoded by the coding sequence ATGACGACTGTTAGCAGTGATCGTATCAGGATCAAGCTGAAAGCTTACGATTACCGCATCCTGGATAAGGCTGTGGCCGAAATCGTAGATACGGCGCGCAACACGGGCGCTGGGGTTGCCGGACCTATTCCGCTCCCCACCAACATTCACAAGTTCACGGTCAACCGTTCCGTTCACGTAGACAAGAAGTCTCGCGAACAGTTCGAAATGCGCATTCACAAGCGGCTCATGGACATCCTTGAGCCCACCCAGCAGACCGTGGATGCACTTGGTAAGCTGAGTCTGCCCGCTGGCGTGGACGTAGAAATCAAACTCTAG
- the fusA gene encoding elongation factor G, whose product MSRKVPIPMQRNIGIMAHIDAGKTTTTERILFYTGVSHKIGEVHDGQATMDWMEQEQERGITITSAATTCFWKEHRVNIIDTPGHVDFTMEVERSLRVLDGCVCVFDSVAGVEPQSETVWRQADRYGVPRMCFVNKMDRIGANFWRCVSMIKDRLGAKPIPLQLPIGSEDHYEGIVDLIEGNAIYYDKASKGAEFEIRPVPAEMQDLFDEKRLEMMEAVAEEDEVLLEKYLGGEELTVEEIKSAVRLATIRRSIVPVLCGSAFRNMGVQPLLDAVVDFLPSPVDISAMIGTDPDKEDIKYECPCKDSEPLAGLVFKLMSDPYIGHLSFVRIYSGFIESGMTILNANTGKKERVGRLLKMHANKREEIKWAGAGDIVAVVGMKNVSTGDTACSVDRPVVLESLDIPEPVIEVAIEPKTKADRDALSAALAKLAKEDPSFRVKGDDETGQTLIAGMGELHLEIIVDRLTREFSVNANVGKPQVAYRETITKAAKEDHKYAKQSGGRGQYGHVVIEVEPNPEKGYEFVNAISGGVIPKEYIPAVDKGIQEALKSGVSAGFPTVDVKVTLVFGSYHDVDSSEQAFYIAGSMAVKEAMRKAGPQILEPIMSVEVVTPEEYLGDVMGDLNGRRGRVQGMEARANAQVVACMVPLSEMFGYATDLRSKTQGRATFTMQFDHYEPVPNSIAEGIKAKSA is encoded by the coding sequence GTGTCTAGAAAAGTACCAATTCCCATGCAGAGGAACATCGGCATCATGGCTCACATCGATGCCGGTAAGACCACGACCACCGAGCGTATCCTTTTTTACACCGGTGTGTCACACAAGATCGGCGAAGTTCATGACGGCCAGGCCACCATGGACTGGATGGAGCAGGAGCAGGAGCGTGGTATTACCATTACTTCCGCTGCAACCACCTGTTTCTGGAAAGAGCATCGCGTAAACATCATCGACACTCCCGGCCACGTTGACTTCACTATGGAAGTTGAACGTTCCCTGCGTGTTCTCGATGGTTGCGTTTGCGTGTTCGACTCTGTTGCCGGTGTAGAGCCCCAGTCTGAAACCGTATGGCGTCAGGCTGACCGTTACGGCGTTCCGCGCATGTGCTTCGTCAACAAGATGGACCGTATCGGTGCCAACTTCTGGCGTTGCGTGAGCATGATCAAGGATCGCCTCGGTGCCAAGCCCATTCCGCTTCAGCTGCCTATCGGCTCCGAAGATCACTATGAAGGTATTGTTGACCTCATCGAAGGCAATGCCATCTATTATGATAAGGCATCCAAGGGTGCAGAATTCGAAATCAGACCTGTACCTGCAGAAATGCAGGACCTGTTTGACGAAAAGCGCCTTGAAATGATGGAAGCTGTGGCTGAAGAAGACGAAGTGCTGCTCGAGAAGTACCTTGGCGGTGAAGAGCTGACCGTGGAAGAGATCAAGAGCGCTGTGCGCCTTGCTACCATCCGCCGCTCCATCGTGCCGGTACTGTGCGGCTCTGCATTCCGTAACATGGGTGTGCAGCCTCTCCTTGATGCAGTTGTCGACTTCCTGCCCAGCCCTGTCGATATCTCCGCAATGATTGGTACTGATCCTGACAAGGAAGACATTAAGTACGAATGCCCCTGCAAGGACAGCGAGCCTCTCGCCGGTCTGGTGTTCAAGCTGATGTCCGACCCCTACATCGGTCACCTTTCCTTCGTCCGTATCTACTCCGGTTTCATCGAATCCGGTATGACTATCCTGAATGCCAACACTGGCAAGAAGGAACGCGTAGGTCGTCTCTTGAAGATGCACGCTAACAAGCGTGAAGAAATCAAGTGGGCCGGCGCAGGCGACATCGTGGCTGTCGTGGGTATGAAGAACGTGTCCACCGGTGACACCGCATGTTCCGTTGACCGCCCCGTTGTTCTGGAGTCTCTCGACATTCCTGAACCGGTTATCGAAGTTGCCATTGAGCCCAAGACTAAGGCCGACCGCGATGCACTGTCCGCAGCGCTCGCCAAGCTGGCCAAGGAAGACCCGTCCTTCCGCGTGAAGGGCGACGACGAAACCGGTCAGACCCTGATCGCCGGTATGGGCGAGCTGCATCTTGAAATCATCGTTGACCGCCTTACCCGTGAGTTCAGCGTTAACGCAAACGTGGGCAAGCCCCAGGTTGCGTACCGCGAAACCATCACCAAGGCTGCCAAGGAAGACCACAAGTATGCCAAGCAGTCCGGTGGTCGTGGCCAGTACGGTCACGTTGTCATCGAAGTGGAACCGAACCCCGAAAAGGGCTACGAGTTCGTTAACGCTATCTCCGGCGGTGTTATTCCCAAGGAATACATTCCTGCAGTAGATAAGGGTATCCAGGAAGCACTCAAGAGCGGTGTTTCTGCAGGCTTCCCGACTGTTGACGTAAAGGTAACCCTCGTATTTGGTTCTTACCATGACGTTGACTCCTCCGAACAGGCCTTCTACATCGCCGGCTCTATGGCGGTGAAGGAAGCTATGCGTAAGGCTGGCCCCCAGATCCTTGAACCGATCATGTCCGTTGAAGTGGTTACCCCCGAGGAATACCTCGGCGACGTTATGGGTGACCTGAACGGCCGTCGTGGTCGCGTACAGGGTATGGAAGCCCGCGCTAACGCACAGGTTGTGGCTTGTATGGTTCCGCTGAGCGAAATGTTCGGTTACGCTACCGACCTTCGCTCCAAGACCCAGGGACGCGCAACCTTCACCATGCAGTTCGACCACTACGAACCCGTTCCCAACTCGATTGCCGAAGGCATCAAGGCCAAGAGCGCGTAG
- the rpsG gene encoding 30S ribosomal protein S7: MPRKGPIPKREILPDPVYGSRLAARFVNRLMYDGKKGTAEKIFYKALEVLAEKTGEDAIRAFERAVENVKPHLEVKSRRVGGATYQVPLEVRPDRQVSLSIRWLITYSRGRGEQGMVNRLSGELLDAFNNRGGAVKKKEDTHRMAEANKAFAHYRW; the protein is encoded by the coding sequence ATGCCTCGTAAAGGTCCTATCCCAAAGCGTGAAATCCTGCCTGATCCGGTATACGGAAGCCGTCTGGCTGCCCGTTTCGTGAACCGTCTTATGTATGACGGCAAGAAGGGCACGGCTGAGAAGATTTTCTACAAAGCCCTGGAAGTTCTGGCTGAAAAGACCGGCGAAGACGCAATCCGTGCTTTCGAGCGTGCGGTTGAAAACGTTAAGCCCCATCTTGAAGTCAAGTCCCGCCGCGTAGGCGGTGCTACGTACCAGGTGCCGCTGGAAGTCCGTCCCGACCGTCAGGTTTCTCTTTCTATCCGTTGGCTGATCACCTACTCCCGCGGCCGTGGCGAGCAGGGTATGGTCAACCGCCTTTCCGGCGAACTGCTTGATGCATTCAACAACCGCGGCGGCGCCGTGAAGAAGAAAGAAGACACCCACCGTATGGCCGAAGCCAACAAGGCATTCGCTCATTACCGTTGGTAG
- the rpsL gene encoding 30S ribosomal protein S12: MPTINQLIRKERKAVVKRKKTPALQACPQRRGVCTRVYTTTPKKPNSALRKVARVRLTNGLEVTAYIPGEGHNLQEHSVVMIRGGRVKDLPGVRYHIVRGTLDTSGVNDRRQGRSKYGAKRPK, from the coding sequence ATGCCCACTATTAACCAGCTCATCCGCAAGGAGCGCAAGGCTGTTGTAAAGCGGAAGAAGACTCCCGCACTTCAGGCTTGCCCCCAGCGCCGTGGCGTGTGCACCCGTGTGTACACCACCACGCCCAAGAAACCTAACTCCGCACTGCGTAAGGTTGCTCGTGTACGCCTCACCAACGGTCTTGAAGTGACCGCCTACATTCCCGGTGAAGGACACAACCTGCAGGAGCACTCTGTTGTCATGATCCGCGGGGGCCGCGTAAAAGACCTTCCCGGTGTGCGTTATCACATCGTTCGTGGTACTCTCGACACTTCTGGTGTTAACGATCGTCGTCAGGGACGTTCCAAGTACGGTGCCAAGCGGCCCAAGTAG
- the sat gene encoding sulfate adenylyltransferase, which translates to MSKLVPPHGGKGLVCCLLEGAEREAELKKAAGLKQLDISGRAKGDLIMMGIGGFSPLNGFMGKADWKGVCENFTMADGTFWPVPVTLDADKAFADSVAVGEEIALVRKGEVFATMKVTEKYEMSEEDKKWECYQVFKGEGADSADDKFWETALADHPGVQMVMAQKAFNLAGPVKVLSEGEYPTEYKGVYLRPAEVRAMFEERGWANVAALQLRNPMHRSHEFLAKIAIEVCDGVLIHSLIGNLKPGDIPADVRVKAIDCLVEHYFVKENVIQAGYPLDMRYAGPREGLLHATFRQNYGVNNMLIGRDHAGVGDFYGLFEAQTIFDKIPAPADSGKALLCKPMKIDWTFYCYKCDGMASLRTCPHSKEDRVILSGTKLRKALSEGAEVVDHFGRDEVLVILRAYYEGLTEKVAVKMQGAASGAAM; encoded by the coding sequence ATGTCCAAGCTCGTACCCCCGCATGGTGGCAAAGGTCTCGTATGTTGTCTTCTCGAAGGCGCAGAGCGTGAAGCTGAACTGAAGAAGGCCGCTGGCCTGAAGCAGCTTGATATCTCCGGCCGCGCCAAGGGCGACCTCATCATGATGGGTATCGGCGGTTTCTCTCCGCTGAACGGCTTCATGGGTAAGGCTGACTGGAAGGGCGTTTGTGAAAACTTCACCATGGCTGACGGCACCTTCTGGCCCGTGCCTGTAACCCTCGACGCTGACAAGGCTTTTGCTGACAGCGTTGCAGTAGGCGAAGAAATCGCCCTGGTTCGCAAGGGCGAAGTGTTCGCTACCATGAAGGTCACCGAAAAGTACGAAATGTCCGAAGAAGACAAGAAGTGGGAATGCTACCAGGTCTTCAAGGGCGAAGGCGCCGACTCCGCTGACGACAAGTTCTGGGAAACCGCTCTGGCCGACCACCCCGGCGTTCAGATGGTTATGGCTCAGAAGGCATTCAACCTTGCCGGCCCCGTTAAGGTTCTTTCCGAAGGCGAATACCCCACCGAATACAAGGGCGTTTACCTGCGTCCCGCAGAAGTGCGCGCCATGTTCGAAGAACGCGGCTGGGCCAACGTTGCTGCTCTGCAGCTGCGTAACCCCATGCACCGTTCCCACGAATTCCTCGCAAAGATCGCTATCGAAGTTTGCGACGGCGTTCTGATTCACTCCCTCATCGGCAACCTGAAGCCCGGTGACATTCCTGCCGACGTTCGCGTTAAGGCCATTGACTGCCTCGTAGAACACTACTTCGTGAAGGAAAACGTTATCCAGGCCGGTTACCCCCTCGACATGCGTTACGCTGGTCCCCGCGAAGGTCTGCTCCACGCTACCTTCCGCCAGAACTACGGCGTTAACAACATGCTGATCGGTCGTGACCACGCTGGTGTTGGCGACTTCTACGGCCTGTTCGAAGCTCAGACCATCTTCGACAAGATCCCCGCTCCTGCCGATTCCGGCAAGGCTCTGCTCTGCAAGCCCATGAAGATCGACTGGACCTTCTACTGCTACAAGTGCGACGGCATGGCTTCCCTGCGTACCTGCCCCCACTCCAAGGAAGATCGCGTAATCCTTTCCGGCACCAAGCTGCGTAAGGCCCTTTCCGAAGGTGCTGAAGTGGTTGACCACTTCGGTCGCGACGAAGTTCTCGTTATCCTTCGCGCTTACTACGAAGGTCTGACCGAAAAGGTTGCCGTTAAGATGCAGGGTGCCGCTTCCGGCGCCGCCATGTAA
- a CDS encoding response regulator produces MKRLIPWRTSFTQFSLGSFLNIAFSLVFLLLFGALLLAWNGDRQVGRLGAGADTSRIDRMKCAALLDIVVLSGDHLVAVTDRTERLIYLHLVNHYIAEFNGVHLQAADTLLQEAGRLLETLALQDGVNVDLHGLWVSCRGRMLFLAEALRVPPDSGTGTFQRLAGSDTVLVPVLILAVAGLVMLFVILRVHVAGPLRVITKEGCLARQPDVFFYEVSLLGTMVSRRDNGSKGESSMLDSSASRSDDIDEGQRNDLEAAVLLVDDSPLSAEVSRQLLQGAGVSVSVANSGYTALEMAERLVYRMALIDISMPGMNGYEVALRLKKFPRYRHVPLFALTADNVSAVADKCHAAGMAGVLQKPLGLSLVEALVQRMRGNTENVDIAGSETVLFFDHTDSTGAGEGIGMAKAGEAPQAETAAFAESDGSALPVLDVQFTLQEMGIGAEQLDAILGEMKKLISAYQRDLGTLEASGDSGSLKTLAHRIKGEGGNIGAIKVKHYAEALERSAFEDSSEVSEACVRLQVALNELAECIDHGRWR; encoded by the coding sequence ATGAAAAGACTCATTCCCTGGCGTACTTCTTTTACGCAGTTTTCCCTCGGATCATTCCTGAACATCGCATTTAGTTTGGTCTTTCTTTTGCTTTTCGGCGCGTTGCTGCTGGCATGGAATGGTGATCGTCAAGTCGGAAGACTTGGCGCTGGTGCAGACACGTCCCGCATTGACCGAATGAAATGCGCTGCCCTGCTCGATATTGTCGTGCTGTCGGGGGATCATCTCGTTGCTGTGACAGACAGGACGGAACGATTGATTTATCTGCACCTTGTGAATCACTATATCGCTGAGTTCAATGGTGTCCATCTGCAGGCTGCGGATACATTGCTTCAGGAAGCAGGAAGGTTGCTGGAAACGTTGGCGCTGCAGGATGGCGTAAATGTCGACCTGCATGGACTCTGGGTTTCGTGCAGGGGAAGGATGCTCTTTCTGGCCGAAGCGTTGCGGGTGCCTCCGGATTCCGGTACAGGCACGTTTCAGAGGCTGGCAGGTAGTGATACTGTGCTGGTTCCTGTTCTCATACTTGCCGTGGCTGGACTTGTGATGCTGTTTGTCATCCTCCGCGTACACGTTGCTGGTCCCTTGCGCGTGATTACTAAAGAAGGATGTCTGGCGAGACAGCCGGACGTGTTTTTTTATGAAGTATCGCTGCTAGGGACGATGGTGTCGAGAAGGGACAATGGTAGCAAAGGAGAGAGTTCCATGTTGGATTCGTCAGCTTCCCGTTCTGATGATATAGACGAGGGGCAGCGCAATGATCTGGAAGCAGCCGTGCTGCTTGTCGATGACAGTCCTTTGAGTGCGGAAGTGAGCCGGCAGTTGTTGCAGGGTGCCGGCGTGTCAGTTTCTGTTGCAAATTCAGGATATACTGCGCTGGAAATGGCCGAGCGTTTGGTGTACCGCATGGCGCTCATTGATATATCTATGCCCGGTATGAACGGATATGAGGTTGCTCTGCGGCTGAAGAAATTTCCTCGATACCGGCATGTTCCGCTATTTGCACTGACCGCTGACAATGTGTCTGCCGTTGCTGACAAATGCCATGCAGCAGGTATGGCCGGGGTGTTGCAGAAGCCTCTTGGTCTGTCGTTGGTTGAAGCTCTGGTGCAGCGTATGCGGGGCAATACTGAAAATGTGGATATTGCAGGTTCGGAGACCGTTTTGTTTTTTGACCATACGGATTCAACGGGCGCGGGAGAAGGTATAGGAATGGCCAAAGCAGGTGAAGCCCCTCAGGCAGAAACGGCTGCTTTTGCAGAGAGTGATGGGTCTGCATTGCCGGTTCTTGATGTGCAGTTCACGTTGCAGGAGATGGGGATAGGGGCGGAGCAACTAGATGCCATACTGGGAGAAATGAAGAAGTTGATCTCCGCGTACCAGCGTGACCTTGGTACCCTTGAGGCCAGCGGAGATAGCGGGAGCCTGAAGACACTGGCGCACAGGATAAAGGGAGAGGGCGGGAATATTGGAGCGATAAAGGTGAAGCATTATGCCGAGGCGCTGGAACGGTCAGCGTTTGAAGATTCCTCCGAGGTTTCCGAAGCCTGCGTCCGGTTGCAGGTGGCCCTAAACGAACTTGCCGAATGTATAGACCACGGTAGATGGCGGTAA
- a CDS encoding M48 family metallopeptidase, protein MPRDEGMPGSDAAEQTPDYVYAVRRSSRARRVTLRYTALEGLVIIIPQAFDISRVPDIVSRKREWIARVADQFRNRAEHYACEPELPEVVMLRAAGRKVSIEYAPSQRPFSIRDNGDSLLVSGRYESAKVQKFLREWLKRQASAYLVPLMRELAAEQGVTLSAVRVRLQRSRWGSCSVGNAINLNARLMLLPEPMARYVCLHELAHCKHHNHSKDFWLHLDSLMPDARRVDAALAGAWQFVPGWAYA, encoded by the coding sequence ATGCCAAGAGATGAAGGAATGCCCGGTTCGGATGCGGCGGAGCAGACCCCGGACTACGTCTATGCTGTCAGGCGGAGCAGCCGCGCCCGTCGCGTTACCCTGCGGTATACGGCTCTTGAGGGGCTTGTTATCATTATTCCGCAAGCTTTCGATATATCGAGGGTGCCGGATATAGTCAGCCGTAAAAGGGAATGGATCGCGCGGGTTGCAGATCAGTTTCGTAATCGCGCCGAGCACTATGCTTGCGAGCCGGAATTGCCGGAAGTTGTGATGCTCAGGGCCGCGGGACGGAAGGTATCTATCGAATATGCGCCTTCCCAGCGTCCGTTTTCCATTCGGGATAACGGAGATTCTCTGCTTGTTTCCGGCAGGTATGAATCCGCAAAGGTGCAAAAGTTTCTGCGAGAATGGCTCAAACGCCAAGCTTCGGCTTACCTCGTCCCTCTCATGCGCGAACTGGCTGCAGAACAGGGGGTTACCCTTTCCGCCGTACGGGTACGCTTGCAGCGAAGTCGATGGGGGAGTTGTTCAGTAGGGAATGCGATCAATCTTAATGCCAGGCTGATGCTTTTGCCTGAACCCATGGCACGGTATGTATGCCTTCATGAACTGGCTCACTGCAAGCACCACAACCACTCAAAGGATTTTTGGCTGCACCTTGATTCACTCATGCCGGATGCGCGCAGGGTTGATGCAGCTCTGGCCGGAGCATGGCAGTTCGTCCCTGGCTGGGCGTATGCCTGA
- a CDS encoding RsbRD N-terminal domain-containing protein, whose protein sequence is MSISASLQEHREAIIKEWIDVIYGTYPFDTVGFLRSQSNAFSNPVGAKTRKAAETIVTALLSPELDSAVVVPAVDELIRVRAIQKFAPDQAMAVIFFLKSIIRKHVKAALTSTAAYEELLRLEAGVDSIALQGFNIYSECRDKVQQMRVDEFKRVHSQLLRRAERILEKPVGEPDNENR, encoded by the coding sequence ATGAGCATATCGGCCAGTCTGCAGGAACATCGCGAAGCGATCATCAAGGAATGGATAGACGTCATATACGGCACCTATCCCTTTGACACTGTTGGTTTTCTGAGAAGTCAGTCCAACGCATTTTCCAACCCTGTCGGAGCAAAGACCAGAAAAGCTGCGGAGACCATTGTCACCGCACTGCTCTCGCCTGAGCTCGACTCCGCAGTTGTGGTTCCGGCTGTTGACGAACTCATTCGCGTCCGCGCCATTCAGAAGTTCGCACCCGACCAGGCGATGGCCGTCATATTTTTCCTCAAATCCATCATCCGTAAACACGTCAAGGCGGCACTGACTTCCACGGCAGCATACGAAGAGTTGCTGCGACTGGAAGCAGGAGTCGACTCAATCGCCTTGCAGGGATTTAACATCTACAGCGAATGCCGAGATAAAGTTCAGCAAATGCGCGTTGACGAATTCAAGCGTGTGCACTCACAGCTCCTACGCAGAGCTGAGCGTATATTGGAAAAACCGGTTGGGGAACCGGATAACGAAAACCGATAG
- the dsrM gene encoding sulfate reduction electron transfer complex DsrMKJOP subunit DsrM: protein MIISLLAVTALGVMAWMGAQMGLQYVFAACIPYTALIVFLIGFAWRIMDWARRPVPFRIPTTGGQQKSLPWIKPASLDNPSDKTGVVIRMILEVLLFRSLFRNTKMTIENGDRVVYWSSKYLWLFALIFHYCFLIIFIRHFRFFMEPVPFLIGAIETLDGIMQIGVPRLFMTDALIVLALCYLLGRRLFDQKVKYISLINDYFPLCLILGLVGSGISMRYFTKVDIASVKTFTMSLVSLSPDTAALANIGAPFLIHMFFLSVLLMYFPFSKLMHMGGVFLSPTRNLPNDSRVKLHVNPWNPAKEYRTYEEYEDEFRDAMYEAGLPVVKLPEDAE, encoded by the coding sequence ATGATTATTTCACTTCTCGCGGTCACAGCATTGGGAGTCATGGCTTGGATGGGAGCCCAGATGGGTCTCCAGTACGTCTTTGCAGCATGCATTCCCTACACTGCTTTGATCGTCTTCCTGATCGGGTTTGCTTGGCGGATTATGGACTGGGCCCGTCGCCCTGTTCCGTTCCGCATCCCGACCACCGGAGGCCAGCAAAAGTCTCTGCCCTGGATCAAGCCCGCATCTCTGGACAACCCGTCTGACAAGACCGGCGTTGTCATCCGTATGATTCTTGAAGTGTTGCTGTTCAGATCCCTGTTCAGAAACACCAAAATGACCATTGAAAACGGTGACCGTGTTGTCTACTGGTCCAGCAAGTATCTGTGGTTGTTTGCACTTATTTTCCACTACTGTTTCCTGATCATTTTCATCCGCCACTTCCGTTTCTTCATGGAGCCTGTTCCGTTCCTGATCGGCGCCATAGAGACTCTGGACGGCATAATGCAGATTGGTGTTCCCCGCCTGTTCATGACGGACGCGCTTATCGTCCTGGCTCTCTGCTACCTGCTCGGTCGCAGACTTTTCGACCAGAAGGTGAAGTACATTTCGCTTATCAACGACTACTTCCCCCTCTGCCTCATCCTCGGCCTCGTGGGCAGCGGCATTTCCATGCGCTACTTCACCAAGGTTGACATCGCCTCCGTGAAGACCTTCACCATGAGCCTCGTCAGCCTCAGCCCCGATACCGCCGCACTGGCCAATATCGGAGCCCCCTTCCTGATTCATATGTTCTTCCTGTCGGTGCTTCTCATGTACTTCCCCTTCAGCAAACTCATGCACATGGGTGGCGTATTCCTGAGCCCGACCAGAAACCTTCCCAACGACTCCCGAGTAAAGCTCCACGTCAACCCGTGGAACCCTGCGAAGGAATACCGTACGTACGAAGAGTACGAAGACGAGTTCAGGGATGCTATGTATGAAGCGGGTCTCCCTGTTGTTAAACTGCCGGAAGACGCAGAGTAA
- the dsrK gene encoding sulfate reduction electron transfer complex DsrMKJOP subunit DsrK: MSMPTPEELIKINYNTPAESWMDIKPEIVPGAVAYPAKKDTMEGLHMPNPHTWDPFQEDWNLPENWEEIIYNGLKERLEKYRSFKLFMDICVRCGACADKCHYYIGSGDPKNMPVLRAELLRSVYRKDFTTAGKILGKLAGARKLDKEVIKEWFYYFYQCTECRRCSLFCPYGIDTAEVTMMARELLHELGLGLHWIMDPVSNCNRTGNHLGITPHAFKEIVEFLCDDIEDITGVRINPPFNEPGHEVLFITPSGDAFADPGIYTFMGYLMLFEEIGLDYTLSTYASEGGNFGLFTSSKVMKKLNAKMYAEAERLGSKWILGGECGHMWRVINQYMSTMNGPAPSCMETPVSPITGTVFHNAAETKMVHIAEFTADLIKHDKLRLDPSRNDHLNVTFHDSCNPARAMGLLEEPREVLKAVCNNFYEMPENTIREQTFCCGAGSGLNTDEIMEIRMRGALPRGNALRYVQEKHGVNTMACICAIDRATLPPLADYWAPGVSIYGTHELVANALVMKGEKKRTMDLRQNDLPGMEDE, translated from the coding sequence ATGTCAATGCCTACCCCTGAAGAGTTGATTAAGATCAACTACAATACCCCGGCCGAGTCCTGGATGGACATCAAGCCGGAAATAGTTCCCGGTGCTGTTGCCTATCCTGCCAAGAAGGACACCATGGAAGGGCTGCATATGCCCAACCCCCATACATGGGACCCCTTCCAGGAAGACTGGAACCTGCCGGAAAACTGGGAAGAAATCATCTATAACGGCCTGAAGGAACGTCTTGAAAAGTACCGCTCCTTCAAGCTTTTCATGGACATCTGTGTCCGCTGTGGTGCCTGTGCCGACAAGTGTCACTACTACATCGGCTCCGGTGACCCCAAGAACATGCCCGTTCTGCGCGCTGAACTGCTGCGCTCCGTATACCGCAAGGACTTCACCACTGCAGGCAAGATTCTCGGCAAGCTCGCAGGTGCCCGCAAGCTGGACAAGGAAGTCATCAAGGAGTGGTTCTACTACTTCTACCAGTGTACTGAATGCCGCCGCTGTTCGCTGTTCTGCCCTTACGGCATCGACACCGCAGAAGTGACCATGATGGCGCGCGAGCTGCTGCACGAACTCGGCCTTGGTCTGCACTGGATCATGGACCCCGTCAGCAACTGTAACCGCACCGGTAACCACCTTGGCATCACCCCCCACGCCTTCAAGGAAATCGTGGAATTCCTGTGTGATGACATTGAAGACATAACCGGCGTACGCATCAACCCGCCCTTCAACGAGCCCGGCCACGAAGTGCTGTTCATCACCCCCTCCGGCGACGCTTTCGCCGATCCGGGTATCTACACCTTCATGGGCTACCTGATGCTCTTTGAAGAAATCGGGCTGGACTACACCCTGTCCACCTACGCATCAGAAGGCGGCAACTTCGGCCTCTTCACCTCCTCCAAGGTGATGAAGAAGCTGAACGCCAAGATGTATGCCGAAGCCGAACGCCTCGGTTCCAAGTGGATTCTGGGCGGCGAATGCGGCCACATGTGGCGCGTCATCAACCAGTACATGTCCACCATGAACGGTCCTGCTCCGTCCTGCATGGAAACCCCGGTCAGTCCCATCACGGGCACCGTGTTCCACAATGCAGCCGAAACCAAGATGGTGCACATCGCCGAGTTCACTGCTGACCTTATCAAGCATGACAAGCTGCGCCTTGATCCGTCCCGTAACGACCACCTGAACGTGACCTTCCACGACTCCTGCAACCCGGCCCGCGCCATGGGTCTGCTTGAAGAGCCGCGTGAAGTCCTCAAGGCGGTCTGTAACAACTTCTACGAAATGCCCGAGAACACCATTCGCGAGCAGACCTTCTGCTGCGGTGCCGGTTCCGGTCTTAACACCGACGAAATCATGGAAATCCGCATGCGCGGTGCTCTGCCCCGCGGCAACGCCCTGCGCTATGTGCAGGAAAAGCACGGTGTCAACACCATGGCCTGCATCTGCGCCATCGACCGCGCAACGCTGCCCCCGCTTGCCGACTACTGGGCACCCGGCGTCAGCATCTACGGTACCCATGAACTTGTCGCCAACGCCCTTGTCATGAAGGGTGAGAAGAAGCGTACCATGGACCTCAGGCAGAATGACCTGCCCGGGATGGAGGATGAATAA
- the dsrJ gene encoding sulfate reduction electron transfer complex DsrMKJOP subunit DsrJ, translated as MYNTKYVLPGLLIFLALFTSPFWAGKVFGTASYERPKLALPAGEKECIEPVEYMRTEHMQILDTWRDQALREGKRTYVASNGKVWNISLQNTCMKCHTNKAEFCDKCHTSNSVTPYCWDCHVEPKGNR; from the coding sequence ATGTATAATACCAAGTACGTTCTCCCCGGTCTGCTGATCTTCCTGGCACTGTTCACCTCTCCCTTCTGGGCTGGCAAGGTTTTCGGCACCGCTTCTTATGAGCGTCCGAAACTGGCTCTGCCCGCTGGCGAAAAGGAGTGCATCGAGCCGGTGGAGTACATGCGCACCGAACATATGCAGATTCTGGACACATGGCGCGATCAGGCCCTGCGCGAAGGCAAGCGTACCTACGTTGCCTCCAACGGCAAGGTTTGGAACATCAGCCTGCAGAACACCTGTATGAAGTGCCATACCAACAAGGCTGAGTTCTGTGACAAGTGCCACACCTCCAATAGCGTGACCCCCTACTGTTGGGACTGTCATGTTGAGCCGAAGGGGAATCGATAA